One Amycolatopsis sp. NBC_00355 genomic window carries:
- a CDS encoding AraC family transcriptional regulator, producing the protein MAELAAPAVGDWDFPRGTASIELMTRFAADRGLASGRLLAATSVTPDLLADPAAQVDAREELAVVRALAALDGSDATALELGRRYRVTTFGIFGFACISSPTLRDAMLFALRYFDLSFAFCIPHVVADGDRITLELDDSRVPVDVARFLVLRDLSAIFAVMRDLLPEIAFDDLSFRHEASTVDAYRAAFGVEPRFGADACRATLDPAFLALPLPQANEQTVALCAAQCEALVTRKRQRSGISQQVRERLVRLGGVDAGMDEIARQLTLSTRTLRRRLAEAGTNYRALVDEVRQALAEELLDTGVLSVEDVAYRLGYAEASSFIYAFKRWTGMTPAAYARRFRAARQAPPGR; encoded by the coding sequence ATGGCCGAGCTCGCCGCCCCCGCCGTCGGGGACTGGGACTTCCCGCGCGGTACCGCGAGCATCGAGCTGATGACGCGGTTCGCCGCCGACCGCGGTCTGGCCTCCGGCCGGCTGCTGGCCGCGACGTCGGTGACCCCGGACCTGCTCGCCGACCCGGCGGCGCAGGTCGACGCGCGCGAGGAGCTGGCCGTCGTCCGCGCGCTGGCCGCGCTGGACGGTTCGGACGCCACGGCACTCGAGCTCGGGCGCCGTTACCGCGTCACCACCTTCGGCATCTTCGGGTTCGCCTGCATCAGCAGCCCGACGCTGCGCGACGCGATGCTGTTCGCGCTGCGCTACTTCGACCTCAGCTTCGCGTTCTGCATCCCGCACGTCGTCGCCGACGGCGACCGCATCACCCTCGAGCTCGACGACAGCCGCGTGCCCGTCGACGTCGCCCGGTTCCTGGTGCTGCGGGACCTGTCCGCGATCTTCGCCGTGATGCGCGACCTGCTGCCCGAGATCGCCTTCGACGACCTGAGCTTCCGCCACGAAGCGTCCACAGTGGACGCCTACCGGGCGGCGTTCGGCGTCGAGCCCCGGTTCGGCGCCGACGCCTGCCGCGCCACGCTCGACCCGGCGTTCCTCGCGCTGCCGCTGCCGCAGGCCAACGAACAGACCGTCGCGCTCTGCGCCGCGCAGTGCGAGGCCCTCGTCACGCGCAAGCGGCAGCGCTCCGGCATCTCGCAGCAGGTCCGCGAACGCCTGGTGCGCCTCGGCGGCGTCGACGCGGGGATGGACGAAATCGCCCGCCAGTTGACGCTCAGCACACGCACGCTGCGGAGGCGCCTGGCCGAGGCCGGCACCAATTACCGCGCGCTGGTCGACGAAGTCCGCCAGGCCCTGGCCGAAGAGCTGCTCGACACGGGCGTGCTGTCCGTCGAGGACGTCGCGTACCGGCTCGGTTACGCCGAGGCGTCGAGCTTCATCTACGCGTTCAAGCGCTGGACCGGGATGACGCCCGCGGCATACGCGCGCCGGTTCCGGGCCGCTCGGCAAGCACCGCCGGGTAGGTGA
- a CDS encoding TetR/AcrR family transcriptional regulator: MTSGTRPRRRRLEPAERRAEILAAARRLFGAGSYASVSTSDIAEAAGVARPLINHYFGGKRELYLEVVRQLMIVPAPVTEALPDTTMEERLTIGVERWIDVVDRNRDAWLTVIGPESAGRDPEIERIMLEADEIAADRVLEAALMTDVTEGREELRAMIRSFGGMLRAASREWLIRGTLDRTALRTFLTDSILNLLKLTYPAVLAERPGTGARMPRASSRSSA; encoded by the coding sequence ATGACCAGCGGAACGCGGCCCCGGCGGCGCCGGCTCGAGCCGGCCGAGCGGCGCGCCGAGATCCTCGCCGCCGCCCGTCGGCTGTTCGGCGCGGGCAGCTACGCGTCGGTGTCCACTTCGGACATCGCCGAGGCGGCCGGGGTGGCGCGCCCGCTGATCAACCACTACTTCGGCGGGAAGCGCGAACTGTACCTGGAAGTGGTGCGGCAGCTGATGATCGTGCCGGCGCCGGTGACCGAGGCGCTGCCGGACACCACGATGGAGGAACGGCTGACGATCGGCGTCGAGCGCTGGATCGACGTCGTGGACCGCAACCGCGACGCCTGGCTGACGGTGATCGGGCCGGAGTCGGCGGGCCGCGACCCGGAGATCGAGCGGATCATGCTGGAGGCCGACGAGATCGCCGCCGACCGCGTGCTCGAAGCCGCGTTGATGACCGACGTGACCGAAGGCCGCGAAGAACTGCGCGCGATGATCCGGTCGTTCGGCGGGATGCTGCGGGCGGCGTCGCGCGAATGGCTCATCCGCGGCACTTTGGACCGGACGGCGCTGCGGACGTTCCTCACCGATTCGATCCTCAACCTGCTGAAGCTCACCTACCCGGCGGTGCTTGCCGAGCGGCCCGGAACCGGCGCGCGTATGCCGCGGGCGTCATCCCGGTCCAGCGCTTGA